The Bos taurus isolate L1 Dominette 01449 registration number 42190680 breed Hereford chromosome 18, ARS-UCD2.0, whole genome shotgun sequence genome has a window encoding:
- the FAM187B gene encoding protein FAM187B isoform X2, with the protein MLTILWMLSLFLPASCAQILVTCAYKSLCQQALLSGNDVVLRCDHLQAYWYFSSFQGEAPFLVSSLPNIKKLPGGSLQLNKPQPSQTGLYRCEDNNTALVVEYEIDFQDVTMLHITHKGLGQNPLQNQSLSLGREEIIFTHWEPWQDCNRCGVPGERKRLGYCYIQESLENSVPCWLYLGDEKLWSSRLQPEMQVEACLVPCNHSKEIIQPFFTFDISKLGQSTNNMQLTCPLASIYRPVLWEANNLSLTWKDQLSGKSISTIMDSSNGGSWLQVFQSAIYRCFVQQELMAQFNSKVSVDPLKFLVPEKSKQQPEAEKTRKENANSVLKGLNVMMLVGTVLTVLGCLFKQFRFSQSRKRNKMFLVK; encoded by the exons ATGCTGACTATCTTGTGGATGCTTAGCCTTTTCCTCCCTGCTTCGTGTGCCCAGATATTAGTCACCTGTGCCTATAAGAGTCTCTGCCAGCAGGCCCTGCTCTCGGGCAATGATGTTGTCCTGCGATGTGACCATCTCCAGGCATACTGGTACTTTTCTTCCTTTCAGGGGGAAGCTCCCTTTTTGGTCTCCTCACTGCCTAACATAAAGAAACTGCCTGGGGGCAGCCTCCAACTGAACAAACCTCAGCCCTCCCAGACAGGCCTCTATCGCTGTGAGGACAACAACACAGCCCTTGTGGTAGAATATGAGATAGACTTCCAAGATGTCACCATGCTGCATATTACCCACAAAGGACTAGGCCAAAACCCTCTGCAGAATCAGAGCCTGAGTCTGGGTAGAGAGGAGATCATCTTCACCCACTGGGAGCCCTGGCAGGACTGTAACCGCTGTGGGGTGCCAGGTGAACGCAAACGCCTGGGGTACTGCTACATCCAAGAGTCCCTGGAAAACTCAGTGCCCTGCTGGCTCTATCTGGGAGATGAGAAGCTGTGGTCCAGCCGCTTGCAGCCTGAGATGCAGGTGGAAGCCTGCCTTGTACCTTGCAACCATAGCAAGGAGATCATCCAGCCATTCTTCACCTTTGACATTTCCAAGCTGGGCCAGTCAACCAACAACATGCAGCTCACCTGCCCCTTGGCCTCCATCTACAG GCCCGTATTGTGGGAAGCCAACAACCTCTCCTTGACGTGGAAGGACCAGCTCTCCGGCAAGAGCATCAGCACCATCATGGACTCCTCCAATGGCGGCAGCTGGCTGCAGGTCTTCCAGTCGGCCATTTACAGGTGCTTTGTGCAGCAAGAGCTCATGGCTCAATTCAACTCCAAGGTCAGTGTGGATCCACTGAAGTTTCTGGTCCCAGAAAAGTCCAAACAACAACCAGAGGCAGAGAAGACCCGGAAAGAAAACGCCAACTCTGTCCTTAAGGGGCTGAACGTGATGATGCTCGTGGGCACGGTCTTAACTGTGCTGGGGTGCCTGTTCAAACAATTCCGCTTTTCCCAGAGCCGGAAGAGAAACAAGATGTTCCTGGTGAAATAA
- the FAM187B gene encoding protein FAM187B isoform X1: MDDLTKSRVGPSPLSQSQSTMLTTLWLLLCFALPVHESPFPISCPNHKHCQLALLSNNDIILHCNAPGAQWQFLTPLKTTWANNSTTNLNMVTMLNGNLLIKNPLPSHTGIYNCNDKDGKKVMRYEIDFQDVVTLHITHKDLDQKPLQNESLSLSSKQFVFTHWEPWQDCNRCGEPGERKRLGYCYIQESLENPMPCWLYLGDEKLWSSRLRPEMQVETCHIPCTLIDAKYVIFDNFQLRNKVGSAWLTCPLGSIYRPVLWEANNLSLTWKDQLSGKSISTIMDSSNGGSWLQVFQSAIYRCFVQQELMAQFNSKVSVDPLKFLVPEKSKQQPEAEKTRKENANSVLKGLNVMMLVGTVLTVLGCLFKQFRFSQSRKRNKMFLVK, from the exons ATGGATGACCTCACAAAGTCCAGGGTGGGGCCCAGCCCACTTTCACAGTCGCAGTCCACCATGCTGACCACCCTGTGGCTGTTGCTCTGCTTTGCTCTCCCGGTTCACGAGTCGCCCTTTCCTATCAGCTGTCCTAATCACAAGCATTGTCAACTGGCCCTGCTCTCAAACAATGATATCATCCTGCACTGCAATGCCCCTGGGGCACAGTGGCAATTCTTGACGCCACTCAAGACCACCTGGGCCAACAATTCCACTACTAATCTCAACATGGTAACAATGCTCAATGGCAACCTTCTCATTAAAAATCCACTACCCTCCCATACAGGCATTTATAACTGCAATGACAAGGATGGCAAGAAAGTGATGCGGTATGAAATTGACTTCCAAGATGTCGTCACCCTACATATTACACACAAAGATCTGGACCAAAAGCCCTTGCAGAATGAGAGCCTGAGTCTGAGTAGCAAGCAGTTCGTCTTCACCCACTGGGAGCCCTGGCAAGACTGTAACCGCTGCGGGGAGCCAGGTGAACGCAAACGCCTGGGGTACTGCTACATCCAAGAGTCCCTGGAAAACCCAATGCCCTGCTGGCTCTATCTGGGAGATGAGAAGTTGTGGTCCAGCCGCTTGAGGCCTGAGATGCAGGTGGAGACCTGCCACATCCCGTGTACACTCATAGATGCGAAATATGTCATTTTTGACAACTTCCAGCTTAGAAACAAAGTGGGATCTGCGTGGCTCACCTGCCCCTTAGGATCTATCTACAG GCCCGTATTGTGGGAAGCCAACAACCTCTCCTTGACGTGGAAGGACCAGCTCTCCGGCAAGAGCATCAGCACCATCATGGACTCCTCCAATGGCGGCAGCTGGCTGCAGGTCTTCCAGTCGGCCATTTACAGGTGCTTTGTGCAGCAAGAGCTCATGGCTCAATTCAACTCCAAGGTCAGTGTGGATCCACTGAAGTTTCTGGTCCCAGAAAAGTCCAAACAACAACCAGAGGCAGAGAAGACCCGGAAAGAAAACGCCAACTCTGTCCTTAAGGGGCTGAACGTGATGATGCTCGTGGGCACGGTCTTAACTGTGCTGGGGTGCCTGTTCAAACAATTCCGCTTTTCCCAGAGCCGGAAGAGAAACAAGATGTTCCTGGTGAAATAA